One Acanthochromis polyacanthus isolate Apoly-LR-REF ecotype Palm Island chromosome 6, KAUST_Apoly_ChrSc, whole genome shotgun sequence DNA segment encodes these proteins:
- the mical1 gene encoding F-actin-monooxygenase mical1 yields MASQEPVNPSHAAFDLFIQAQSCKDVKHHFVELCSELDINPKDFRTFYTKLKERLNYWKAKALWTKLDKRASHEDYQQGKVCSKNKCLVLGAGPCGLRTAIELTLLGAQVVVVEKREDFSRNNVLHLWPFTIYDLRGLGAKKFYGKFCSGSLDHISIRQLQLILLKVSLLLGVEVHTGVEYQGLIEPSGENGWMAKLQPRSHPAAAFQFDVFISAGGGRFVPDGFKHKELRGKLAIGITANFINGNTAAEAQVAEISGVARIYNQKFFQELLTETGIDLENIVYYKDDTHYFVMTAKKKSLLKKGVIKQDYADAEQLLAPANVDHKALCRYARDAAFFSTGGKLSDLEFAQNHAGEPDVAVFDFTCMHRAENASLVRERRGQKLLMGLVGDCLVEPFWPLGTGIARGFLAAFDAAWMVRRWGKGVPHLKVLAERESIYQLLSQTTPDNTSKNYAQCSIDPKTRYQSVNLSSIQAHQVQHLYDVDKSYPASKKQMDRWPTMRQDSSSVSEELLKWCQKHTTGYENVNVKDFTQSWRSGLALCALIHHFRPQLIDMSSLDESTSAHNNQLAFSILEKELGIPPVMSPSDLVDTGQIDKLSMVLYLTQIQKAFTVPAKEPAGFLPSSKPLTLSQTQSAVFFLSKLKHNSLQRRKEKLASEKQGTETTTRMGDEDSTLVPPVSPALSPTPTLSPEPGAAVLMTNREECYFCGQRVYVLERISAEGKFFHRSCFTCHRCGITLRLGGYTFDQNTGRFYCELHSEELELANGAETSCKDDKENDNGANEENGLSSDEYTLSPSDEEYEHTLDCGPVTHTQSHKSEQDQDIRGSKEDPQEPQTSESPPSIPEVAAPNEEDTEEISSSAPYPVPKPRLSRQTTPTHQPSPPVAKPRTVHSCDPSPPEKHSPPATTKETSKAGPDSRPKQSLRKLQLTDEERSLLVNLQSFSADSDSETPGGSSSCSSSSANAGGPAKPEGLDGQEEEGYWSGSTAGHMRERRNRRCYRRKEMPSGQTRVRSKFSPWNLSSPRISRDTRLSVHINQPGRVETTFRQVHSASEEGVDGDDDDDDDDDDMFERDDIDLFDEKFQNVPSDPVEAEKLELMKMRTLERRAKMSELQRFQKAQSIQRRLEEIEVTFKDLEDKGVVLERSLRGEADSGGSPDTIEQWIQLVHEKNALVSEESELMVASRQLELEDKQSALELELRKYMEMKDKTAEQQVEEERVLQQMIEVVDMRDSLVSFLEEKRLKEISEEQEAFSIMEAKRHSKAGSQVHWA; encoded by the exons ATGGCGAGCCAGGAGCCTGTCAACCCTTCGCATGCTGCGTTTGACCTGTTTATCCAAGCCCAGAGCTGTAAGGATGTAAAGCACCACTTTGTTGAGCTCTGCAGTGAACTGGACATCAATCCTAAGGATTTCAGGACCTTCTACACAAAGCTAAAGGAAAGACTGAACTACTGGAAGGCCAAAGCCTTATGGACCAAGTTGGACAAAAGGGCATCTCATGAAGATTACCAGCAAGGAAAagtctgcagcaaaaacaag TGTCTTGTGTTGGGTGCTGGTCCTTGCGGACTGAGAACAGCCATTGAACTGACCCTGCTGGGGGCtcaggtggtggtggtggagaagAGAGAGGATTTCTCCAGAAACAATGTTCTCCATCTGTGGCCGTTCACCATCTACGACCTCCGCGGGCTCGGAGCTAAAAAGTTCTATGGCAAATTCTGCTCTGGCTCTCTGGATCACATCA GCATTCGTCAGCTGCAGTTGATTCTACTGAAAGTGTCACTTCTGCTTGGGGTCGAGGTGCACACCGGAGTGGAGTACCAGGGCTTGATCGAGCCCTCAGGAGAAAATG gttggatggccAAACTACAGCCTCGGTCTCATCCGGCTGCAGCCTTCCAGTTTGATGTCTTCATCTCTGCTGGAGGAGGCAGGTTTGTCCCTGATG GTTTCAAGCATAAGGAGCTGAGAGGGAAGCTGGCGATTGGCATTACAGCCAACTTCATTAACGGAAACACAGCTGCTGAGGCCCAAGTAGCTGAGATCAGCGGTGTAGCTCGCATCTATAACCAGAAGTTCTTCCAAGAGCTGCTCACAGAAACGG GTATTGATTTGGAGAATATTGTCTACTACAAAGACGACACCCACTACTTTGTCATGACTGCCAAAAAGAAGAGCTTGCTGAAGAAAGGGGTCATTAAACAG GACTATGCTGATGCAGAACAGCTGCTGGCTCCTGCAAATGTGGATCACAAGGCTTTGTGTCGCTATGCACGTGATGCTGCCTTCTTCTCCACCGGTGGCAAACTGTCTGACCTCGAGTTTGCTCAGAATCATGCTGGCGAGCCAGATGTGGCCGTGTTCGACTTCACCTGCATGCATCGTGCTGAGAATGCCTCGCTGGTCAGAGAGAGGCGGGGCCAGAAGTTGTTAATGGGTCTGGTTGGAGACTGCCTGGTGGAG CCTTTCTGGCCTCTGGGTACCGGCATAGCCCGTGGGTTCCTGGCTGCTTTTGATGCAGCGTGGATGGTGAGGAGGTGGGGGAAAGGGGTCCCACATCTCAAGGTCCTGGCTGAGCG AGAAAGTATCTACCAGCTCCTGTCCCAAACCACACCAGATAACACCAGCAAAAACTATGCTCAATGCAGCATCGACCCCAAAACACGGTACCAGAGCGTCAACCTGTCCTCCATCCAGGCACATCAG GTGCAGCACCTTTATGATGTTGATAAATCCTATCCGGCAAGCAAGAAACAAATGGACAGATGGCCTACCATGCGTCAAG ACTCATCTAGTGTTTCTGAAGAGTTGTTGAAATGGTGCCAGAAACACACAACAGGTTATGAGAATGTGAACGTAAAAGATTTTACACAATCCTGGCGCTCTGGGCTGGCTCTGTGTGCTCTGATCCACCACTTCAGACCTCAGCTCAT TGACATGTCTTCCCTGGATGAGTCCACTAGTGCCCACAACAACCAACTGGCCTTCAGTATCCTAGAGAAGGAGCTGGGCATCCCACCTGTCATGTCTCCCAGCGACCTGGTCGACACTGGTCAGATAGACAAGCTGTCCATGGTCCTCTACCTCACCCAGATCCAAAAAGCTTTTACTGTGCCAGCAAAAG AACCTGCAGGCTTCCTGCCATCATCCAAGCCTCTGACTCTCTCCCAGACACAGTCAGCTGTCTTTTTCCTGAGCAAGCTGAAGCACAACTCTCTGCAAAGACGCAAG GAAAAGCTGGCATCTGAGAAACAAGGCACAGAAACTACGACCAGGATGGGAGATGAGGACAGC ACGCTGGTGCCTCCTGTGTCCCCTGCACTCAGTCCTACGCCTACTCTTTCTCCTGAGCCTGGTGCTGCTGTTCTGATGACCAACAGGGAGGAGTGTTACTTCTGCGGTCAGAGGGTCTATGTCCTGGAGCGCATCAGCGCTGAGGGCAAGTTCTTCCATCGGAGCTGCTTCACCTGCCATCGGTGCGGCATCACACTCAGACTAGGAGGATACACCTTTGACCAGAATACAG GGAGATTTTACTGTGAGCTGCACTCGGAGGAGCTGGAGCTGGCAAATGGGGCTGAAACATCTTGTAAG GACGACAAAGAAAATGATAATGGGGCAAATGAAGAGAATGGGCTTTCTAGTGATGAGTATACACTGTCTCCATCGGATGAGGAGTATGAGCACACTCTGGACTGTGGCCCTGTTACTCATACACAGTCACATAAATCTGAACAGGACCAGGATATACGTGGATCCAAAGAAGATCCCCAAGAACCACAAACATCAGAAAGTCCTCCATCTATACCTGAGGTAGCAGCGCCAAATGAGGAGGACACAGAAGAAATTTCTTCCTCAGCGCCCTATCCGGTTCCAAAGCCACGTCTTTCTCGTCAGACCACACCCACCCATCAGCCCTCTCCCCCGGTTGCAAAACCTCGCACAGTCCACTCTTGTGATCCCTCCCCTCCAGAAAAACATTCACCGCCAGCCACTACAAAAGAGACCTCTAAAGCGGGACCAGACTCCCGACCTAAACAATCATTGCGAAAGCTTCAGTTAACCGATGAGGAGAGAAGCCTGCTGGTGAATCTTCAAAGTTTCAGCGCCGACTCAGACTCAGAGACCCCTGGTGgatcctcctcctgctcctcttcctcggCGAATGCAGGAGGTCCTGCCAAACCAGAGGGTCTGGATGGGCAAGAGGAGGAGGGCTACTGGAGTGGGAGCACTGCAGGTCACATGCGGGAGAGGAGGAATCGACGCTGCTACAGGAGAAAAGAGATGCCAAGCGGGCAGACCAGAGTACGATCCAAGTTTTCCCCCTGGAATCTGTCTTCCCCGAGAATCAGCAGAGACACCCGGCTCAGTGTCCACATTAATCAACCAGGCAGAGTGG AAACGACATTCAGACAAGTTCACAGCGCCTCAGAAGAGGGTGTTGATGGAGATGATGAcgacgacgatgatgatgacgatATGTTTGAACGAGATGACATTGACTTGTTTGATGAGAAA TTTCAGAATGTGCCATCTGACCCTGTTGAGGCTGAGAAGCTGGAGCTGATGAAGATGAGGACACTGGAGCGGCGGGCAAAGATGAGCGAACTGCAACGATTTCAGAAAGCTCAG TCCATCCAGCGAAGACTGGAGGAGATTGAGGTGACTTTCAAAGACCTGGAAGACAAAGGTGTAGTTTTGGAGCGAAGTCTGCGAGGAGAGGctg ACAGCGGTGGTTCTCCTGATACGATCGAACAGTGGATCCAGCTGGTCCATGAGAAGAACGCGTTGGTCTCTGAGGAGTCGGAGCTCATGGTGGC gtCTCGACAGCTGGAGCTCGAAGACAAGCAGAGCGCCTTAGAGTTGGAGCTCAGGAAATACATGGAGATGAaag ACaagacagcagagcagcaggtgGAAGAAGAGCGGGTTCTGCAGCAGATGATCGAGGTCGTGGACATGAGGGACtctttggtgtcatttctggAAGAGAAGAGGCTGAAGGAGATAAGCGAGGAGCAGGAGGCTTTCTCCATCATGGAGGCCAAACGGCACTCAAAGGCAGGATCTCAGGTCCACTGGGCGTGA